Below is a window of Cataglyphis hispanica isolate Lineage 1 chromosome 14, ULB_Chis1_1.0, whole genome shotgun sequence DNA.
gcaataaatgataatatttgcgcaacattaattgttaattgaaaGGCAAATAATGTTTGCAAATCTCACACGTAAttaacgatataaattatttacattattaaatcgtgtgttgcttaaaataatttaaatacatatttacgtATCGTATATGtatcgtatatgtataaagcatAGAACTGAGgctgaataataatttgcaacgttcagtatatatatatatatatatatatatatatatatatatatatattatagattgaattattgttattatatatatatatatatatatatgtatatgtatatatatatatataatttctaattacctttaatatatgaaacttgatattcattatttaataattaataagttattttccgatttatattatttaaacaacagtatttttgtaattaaaaatctctttacagtgattttataaattaatagatattattttgcataacaaCTATTGACtgtaaatatctaattaaataatatttaaaaaatagtattatacattatatcgatagaatgatataattaacttgatgaaaaattgtataaatcagtatttttcaaaaaataacttttgttttttagaGAATAAGATTCTgagatatcattataattaacaaacgAGATTCAAATGTGTATTATCAAATATGCGATAttgatttatctctttttaaaatatattattaaaacacttatacatattattattataaaatattattatatttaaattattattattagaataaagtaaaatatattatttaaggcACATATtgtttatacgtatataaatttaaaagatatttgttacataagacaatttacagaaataaattcattaacattatttaataaatttttagaaattttattacacaacGTCTACAGATGCCTAGAGATCCGtgtttcgattaaaataataccaCGCGTGACAGTGAAAAACTgaaagcgaaaaaaataaagcggGAAATCAAGACATATCTTCTTGTCAAGATACAGAAGATAAATGCAATATGCATTCGATCTCGGCTCGATAAGAATGCAACTATTATCTCTGCAaaacatagaaataatattaattccacAGAAAAAATAGCGTGccttgttaattttatagatgCAATCGCACATAAAGATTGACACGTTAttccttttatattaattacattaagattattaatttaaacgcATAGTAATTGTAAACTcgtctaaatataaaatttaaaaatgtgtattaaaattatattagagcATAATACATTAGAATATACAATTACGTACTTACTATGGTTAATCTTGAACAATGTATAGGCTATTCCTAAATCTTTCCGTTATTcatgtgtaataatttataaaaatataaactataatataaactaagGAAAGAGTTATTTGTTGCATGACTCACGATTGACAAGGAATTTTTTCGAAGTCacagttttgaaaattttaaaattattgacttCTTCTAATTTCGAAATCTTGCCTTGATGCAATCGTTTAGTCTATGAGATTCTTTACAgccttgaaaatatattaaaataaaatatatataaaataataaaataataaaaaatatataaaatcttaaaactgtttttttttatttacaatgaaACATGCAATTCGTGATGAATTCGATCTTTTATTTCACTATATGTCACTATGATTCTAATTCATACAGAGGAACTTATGTGCATTGTTTTGAAAAGTGTGCGCTTACAAAAGTGCTAATGTAATCAACATCTAAAATCCTTGTCTCATAATtcgatatagttttatatacaaaatcgtacttatttatatatgtaaatctgtataaatatattaatataaataaatatactctcTCAGAGAGTTTGTTAGATAACCGTTACCCTGCGCtcgatatatgtaaaaaaatataaatgccaaCTATAGAGAAGCTTTGTTCGTTTGTTCACTGGATTATAtacgtaaaaaattgtgcgctttataattcatatgttTCCCAAACGCTGATTAGAAATGGCTATTTAAAGCTgagtatatatgaatattttgcaatttacgtTGCATTCTTGAAAACTTCTATCGCCAGAGCAGTAAAATACGTGTTTcaagaattttgcaaaaagccAATCTCGATATAGCGGTATCTTTCGTTCCCTCTTTTAATTCTGCGTGGGAGCAAAGTTATATACCGGGTATCTTGGTGCAAACCGATTAGACAAGCCATAAACATATTCCGATTCTCCTCGTTCGCGAAGATTTCTGGCCCCAGTTAACGACTCCTCGTAGGATGGCGGAGCTGAAAAACAAATTgacagaaattatttctatgaaTATTAAGCTGCGatttcttagaaaataaaagtttatgataaaaaaatgaaattttataaactcgcagtcttataaattatcttattattttgatgcCTTATTCGCACAAAGCTCCTCtcctttatattaaaaaatattgatcattGTATTGGTCTTACGTAAATTTGGATACAAATTGGACTCGGGTAATGGAGGCAGCGCATTATTCTCCGAAGGTATTACGAAACCAGCTTCAGGTTTTGCTGAATTATCGCCATCCGTTTCAATAGGCGGAGCACTTGGAGCATGATAAAGAGCGAGCGGGATCGTTCCCACGAAAATAAGCGTGTTGGCGGATAAATTTCGATGATACCtgtaaagtgtaaaaatatcacaaagtgtaaattatctaaaacaactaaaaaatataaaaaaattctttaaattctttaaaaaaattattttataattattatataatttatttacatataaagaaacaagggtaaattaaatttataaaaaacataaaaatgaaaactaaCCATCCTTCGACGCATGCTTGaacttttagattatattcgagatcaataatattgcaattagcGAGGTTCGATGGTGGAAGAGGCGGAATGTCCAAATGTTGCTCGTAATCGGCGGTTCCACCTCCCTCGACTGGTCCTTTGCTGACTTCCGCCACTACGATTTCCTCCGTTTTGGTGTCTACACGTGGTGTATTAGCTCGAAAAGTCACGACCTGGACTTCACGATACGTTATTACTTCTTGATAAGGAACTCACACGAAGCCTTAAGACATCACGTCGGCTTCAGCGTGCTTACAATTTGATTGCTGAATTATTGTCACATACCTTACAGAGCGCAAGCTTGATGTTGTTTACCACGACGTTTGACAAATTCTCCACATTTATCTTTATCGGCATCGATTGCCCAGGCACATATCCTCGAACCGGTAGCGAAAAGTTTACGGTTAAAGGTGGCGTGCCACAGCATAAGCAACAAAACGTCTTGGACATTTCTTGCTTCACAGGTTCCTAAAAATGCGATTATAgttgttataaaattctataactttaattgaatcctatatatttgatttaatcctatatatttgattaaatcctatatatttgattaaattttatttatgtaaaaaaaatacaaacagcCGCTCTGGGTTCTTTATTCAAATCCAAGGGAGCGATGACTGTAAAAGGACTCTTAACTTCTTGATCAAATTTCCAAGGACGATCCAAGGTAGCTTTAATGATATATCGAACGTGTCCAAAGTCAGATTCAAAGCTGCTCGGCAAATTTGTCGGTAAAGAACATGTAAATGGAAATTTGTGTTCTCCTGattgtatttcaatttctccacctaaaataaaagaacgtAAAAGGCAATAGAATAGAAAttgaaagagaatattaaagaatagagAATTTGTTCAagcttgatttttattaatgtgagAATAGAAAGATTTGATTACATATGGTGGACAATCTTATCTTACCCGAGGCCGATCCAACCAAGTAGtatttcatttcaaaatattcttcgTGCGCCGTAACAGTTTGAGTTTCATCATGATATTGTCCCCTCTCGTCCATCTCTTGTTTGTCGGTCGTCCAACAAGTATTCGCTTCCCCCTTTATTTTCACACTTATACCTACATGGGAGAGATGACAAacgttataaatatagaagaaaatatatatatttctccatGTCTacattgaataaaatgtatgaaataaaagtttttttaaattaaaaatattatttatttaaatacttgcaaagaaattagttattttaattaagcagcaatatatttaaattagtaaaatataaaataaaaatagagtgcttttatttgcaaataaaaaacaaatttttttaaatttttattatactaaattacttcttttaaaaaaaattttttaatttttgcttatttcaaaaacagatttttttatattaaaataattttttatatttaaataatttttattataggcaaataataatttttttaatatagcaaaataattttggaaacaaaatatttatttatttaagtaaaaaaaatcaaaattgacaaaatgtatttatttaatttaaaaaaaaatttatttttaatgtattaattttttctcttctttttcttttcattaacaTGCtccaaaattgcaatttttatattaaattatttcattaatttctactttatctgtcttaatataaaaaattaagatcaaACATAAATTCTTATACTTAAAAACATTCAATACTATCTCTTTAtgttcgatataatatattttaacaatacaaAACACAATATCTGAAAGGAAACAATGTTTCGGCTCAATGTGAGAACATGCGTACGTGCGTGCATGTATGCCTgcgtacatatgtatgtgattGTTCTATAATTAATCCTCGCATGTTGCAAGAGTAAAAAACGATCACTTGTGCAATGtgacaaagatataaaatgtattttgttgtatatacagaatattattccaaatatttgtattttcttttaatgaaaGAAGGAAGctacataaaacaaaaatcttcaacttttacaaatatatgattgtttattaaatatatgatcgtTTATGATAATTGTCATAATCAAATCATTCATATTGTGCacttttaaatgttttgattatttggattactttatataaattacttttatgttATCGTAGGATGTTAATGACtaatgatgatataaaaataatatataatgtattaaaacaaaataatttctaatatagcaattacaattaaattatgtgtattatCTGTTTTTAAGATTAgtgatattaaaagattactaTCAAACTCCAAAAACAAATGAAAGTCACGAACTATTTATGTCAACAAATAAATGCCCACTCAAAAGAGTGCGCCTATTACGTatcatattgtttaaatttatacaataaaatgtttttaacagTACTTTGAATTATTCgggtattatttatttgccttctaaataattctataaataatcttaCCAGTCctctataaataatcaaataaaaaaatcgaatctAGATCAAGAACTGAATTACAAGGACTGATTACATAAAAAAGGCGCGGCAAAAGCCATTGATAAACTTAgcagaaatgttaaaaaaaaacttataataattataacaagcAAAGTATATAGATAATCCTGTAATATTACATCCTAAGAGTTCATATAATTCACtttcaatcatatatatatatatatatatatatatatatatatatatatataaattttgaggctgcaatagtttttgagttatatatatatatatatatatatatatatatatatatatatatacatatatactataatataatcattgttCACAATTGTCTTTTTAATAGCCGGACTCAccgcgaattttttttgtgctaTCCAGGACGATGACGATGTTGCCTGTCACGTTTTGCCCCGG
It encodes the following:
- the LOC126854798 gene encoding arrestin domain-containing protein 17 — translated: MGLKDFRIVFDNQWSTYYPGQNVTGNIVIVLDSTKKIRGISVKIKGEANTCWTTDKQEMDERGQYHDETQTVTAHEEYFEMKYYLVGSASGGEIEIQSGEHKFPFTCSLPTNLPSSFESDFGHVRYIIKATLDRPWKFDQEVKSPFTVIAPLDLNKEPRAAEPVKQEMSKTFCCLCCGTPPLTVNFSLPVRGYVPGQSMPIKINVENLSNVVVNNIKLALCKVVTFRANTPRVDTKTEEIVVAEVSKGPVEGGGTADYEQHLDIPPLPPSNLANCNIIDLEYNLKVQACVEGWYHRNLSANTLIFVGTIPLALYHAPSAPPIETDGDNSAKPEAGFVIPSENNALPPLPESNLYPNLPPPSYEESLTGARNLRERGESEYVYGLSNRFAPRYPVYNFAPTQN